From the Leptospira sp. WS60.C2 genome, one window contains:
- a CDS encoding phosphatidate cytidylyltransferase, translated as MSETTLRILSAIVLSFIYVFMIFHSSWYFIEFFLFGVVMIYLGLKELYAFCKTEESKPFFGTGLLFSLLIFTVYYIQFLGLQFEVTPPGFVLELSKLFREGFHPVPFLLVALSITVWILQILKRPLDGALFSVGGTILGPIYIAIPIGHFLLLLALPFGTYYIFLVSVITFMSDAGAYFGGRWFGKHPAGLKISPKKTWEGYVTGNLTAVIGAQVLNVAWEHFSGVKLPVGIVETIILSFVISVISVMGDLAESAMKRDAKIKDSGSLIPGHGGVLDLADALLFTVPAIYYYFLFKGFLGFPV; from the coding sequence ATGAGTGAAACGACACTCCGTATTCTGTCTGCAATTGTATTGTCTTTTATCTATGTGTTTATGATCTTCCATAGCTCATGGTATTTCATCGAATTTTTTCTCTTTGGTGTGGTGATGATCTACCTTGGACTGAAAGAGTTGTATGCCTTTTGCAAAACCGAAGAATCGAAACCATTTTTTGGAACAGGCCTTCTTTTTTCTCTTTTGATTTTTACAGTGTATTACATCCAGTTTTTGGGATTACAATTTGAAGTGACACCTCCTGGATTTGTTTTGGAACTTTCAAAACTCTTCCGAGAAGGATTTCACCCTGTTCCTTTCTTACTCGTGGCTCTTTCCATCACAGTTTGGATATTGCAGATTCTGAAGCGTCCGTTAGATGGAGCTTTGTTTTCCGTAGGTGGAACCATTCTTGGTCCCATTTACATCGCCATCCCGATTGGTCATTTTTTACTCCTCCTTGCCCTTCCGTTTGGAACTTACTATATCTTCCTCGTTTCTGTGATCACGTTTATGAGTGATGCGGGTGCGTATTTCGGTGGTCGATGGTTTGGAAAACACCCGGCAGGTTTAAAGATTTCTCCGAAAAAAACTTGGGAAGGGTATGTTACCGGAAACCTAACGGCTGTCATTGGGGCACAAGTTCTAAATGTAGCTTGGGAACACTTTAGCGGTGTGAAATTGCCAGTAGGAATTGTGGAGACCATCATACTATCCTTTGTGATATCTGTGATTTCGGTCATGGGTGACTTGGCAGAGTCTGCGATGAAACGTGATGCTAAAATCAAAGATTCTGGAAGTCTCATCCCAGGTCATGGTGGGGTATTGGATCTAGCGGATGCCCTTCTTTTCACAGTGCCTGCGATTTATTATTATTTTCTATTCAAAGGTTTCCTCGGATTCCCTGTCTGA
- a CDS encoding site-2 protease family protein, whose translation MIVLILGAVFMLAVSIFIHELGHLLCGKLVGVEARIFSLGYGKGIWKKRIGKTIYQITAIPIGGYVLFRGDDYSKNKKPKQGDLLATPPLRRMVPVLGGPFANLVLGFLLLFILELSGDSPSSNRIFIEDANKVSSPAYNAGLRTGDKILSINGKPTESFEDIFTNVSLTSGDPIQVTYQRENETKTVEIVPNLYSAGGHPTIGVMPYGERRVVATFTYGEQISHFMANVLDKEDKSSVYFQEKIEERKEEIPEELLKQHEIAEREKSLRRRALSFLKDGDMILTVAGVDVHTVPELQTELGKHQGKTIPVEVERKTYPLLTPWATEKVTIQIPVLGANVFEFWNIEHPKFPELGIPYFRLDSYDAEIENRLSNLKIQNQTFETADALTTYLKSNGGKKEIWIGNMKYSADVNLKPIGLLGFRASMKFEAEKLQKESTVYSSLVGAANKVYENVSTTLKGIGMLFSGLLSPKENLSGPIGIVQIAGISLEYGWVTYLDFVAKISLALMVMNLLPIPMADGGHIVLYAYEAITGRPLPRKAIEAIFRLGFFFLIGLGLYVSFNDVMRIF comes from the coding sequence ATGATCGTATTAATACTCGGCGCTGTATTCATGTTAGCTGTATCGATTTTTATCCATGAATTGGGGCACCTCTTATGTGGGAAATTAGTGGGTGTGGAAGCACGTATCTTTTCGTTAGGTTATGGGAAAGGGATTTGGAAAAAAAGAATTGGCAAGACCATCTACCAAATCACTGCCATACCCATCGGTGGGTATGTCTTATTTCGTGGTGATGATTATAGCAAAAACAAAAAACCAAAACAAGGCGATTTACTTGCGACTCCACCTCTTCGTCGTATGGTGCCTGTGCTTGGTGGCCCATTCGCCAATCTAGTGTTAGGTTTTTTATTGTTATTTATTTTGGAACTTTCAGGAGACAGCCCTTCTTCCAACCGCATTTTCATTGAAGATGCAAATAAAGTATCAAGCCCAGCTTATAACGCTGGTCTTCGCACTGGCGACAAAATTTTATCCATCAATGGAAAACCCACTGAAAGTTTTGAAGATATTTTTACCAATGTAAGTTTAACTTCTGGTGATCCCATCCAAGTCACCTACCAAAGGGAAAACGAAACTAAGACAGTCGAAATTGTTCCCAATTTATATTCTGCCGGTGGGCATCCTACGATTGGTGTGATGCCATATGGAGAAAGAAGAGTGGTGGCTACCTTTACTTATGGGGAACAGATCAGCCACTTTATGGCCAATGTTTTAGATAAAGAAGATAAATCTTCCGTTTACTTCCAAGAAAAAATTGAAGAACGAAAAGAAGAAATTCCAGAAGAACTTCTGAAACAACATGAAATCGCAGAACGGGAAAAATCACTCAGGCGACGTGCTCTCTCTTTTTTGAAAGATGGAGATATGATTTTAACTGTGGCGGGTGTGGATGTTCATACCGTTCCTGAGTTACAAACAGAACTTGGAAAACACCAAGGAAAAACCATTCCTGTTGAAGTGGAACGTAAAACCTATCCACTTCTTACCCCTTGGGCAACAGAAAAAGTAACCATACAAATCCCTGTGTTAGGTGCCAATGTATTTGAATTTTGGAACATCGAACATCCAAAATTCCCTGAATTAGGAATTCCTTATTTTCGATTGGATAGTTACGATGCGGAAATCGAAAATCGTCTTTCGAATTTAAAAATCCAAAACCAAACGTTTGAAACAGCGGATGCCTTAACCACGTATCTAAAATCGAATGGTGGAAAAAAAGAAATTTGGATCGGCAATATGAAATACTCTGCTGATGTCAATTTGAAACCGATTGGTCTTCTTGGCTTTCGTGCTTCGATGAAATTTGAAGCAGAGAAATTACAAAAAGAATCCACTGTTTATTCCTCCCTTGTTGGTGCCGCTAACAAAGTGTATGAAAATGTTTCCACTACCTTAAAAGGAATCGGCATGTTGTTTTCTGGGTTATTGTCTCCAAAAGAAAATCTATCTGGCCCTATTGGAATTGTTCAGATTGCTGGGATTAGTTTGGAATACGGATGGGTCACCTATCTTGACTTTGTTGCTAAAATTTCATTAGCTCTGATGGTGATGAACTTACTCCCCATTCCCATGGCTGACGGTGGACACATTGTACTCTATGCTTATGAAGCGATCACAGGTAGACCACTTCCAAGAAAGGCAATTGAAGCGATCTTTCGGTTGGGATTTTTCTTTCTCATTGGACTTGGGCTTTATGTTTCCTTTAATGATGTGATGCGTATTTTTTAA
- a CDS encoding proline--tRNA ligase, which produces MKASSYLIPTAKEDPQDAVVASHKLMMRAGLIRKSAAGLYSYLPLGLRVLRKIEGIVRKEMDAAGALEFQLPILTPSEIWKESGRWDKMGKEMFRLKDRHDNESCLGPTHEESFCVLVKPMVRSYKDLPINVYQIHTKFRDEIRPRFGVIRSREFTMKDAYSFHLDDESLDKTYQTMRKTYRRIFAGMGLSTIPVQADSGNMGGSASEEFMVVSPIGEETLTICPSCHYSGNIEKTPVIAKKNTTKQAFSGNGKLHTPAKKSITEVAEFLNTKEENLLKAVALVADGQYVLVFLEGDRELNENKLKNNLGCNELRPMGPAEMEKLGFVPGFIGPGFPKSESLKIYIDALLDWNFAYIAGANEIDHHIAGVQLSSFFKEEEVTKIDVSQAKVGDPCPSCGTGLTAEKGIEVGHIFKLGQKYSKAFDITVLNDKGKATTTTMGCYGIGVNRCMATVIEQCNDEKGIFWPVSIAPFTVCLVSIAKNPEDIAKIESIYKALVAAGIEVLWDDRDLGPGFKFKDSELIGFPIRITLGKGFLEKNEITILDRKSMVEETISYSTNDDLVKTLQEKIAKLEEAIQKDVSIAGT; this is translated from the coding sequence ATGAAAGCTAGTTCCTATTTAATTCCAACTGCGAAAGAAGACCCACAAGATGCAGTGGTAGCCTCTCATAAATTGATGATGCGTGCAGGCCTTATCCGTAAGTCTGCAGCAGGTCTATACTCCTATTTACCACTTGGGTTACGTGTGCTTCGTAAGATTGAAGGCATTGTGAGAAAAGAAATGGATGCCGCAGGTGCTTTGGAATTCCAACTTCCGATTCTAACACCGAGTGAAATTTGGAAAGAATCAGGTCGTTGGGACAAAATGGGGAAAGAGATGTTTCGTCTGAAAGACCGCCACGACAACGAAAGTTGTCTTGGTCCCACACATGAAGAATCATTTTGTGTGCTCGTGAAACCGATGGTTCGTTCTTATAAAGACCTTCCGATCAATGTATACCAAATTCACACAAAGTTCCGAGATGAAATCCGCCCTCGGTTTGGTGTCATCCGCTCTCGTGAATTTACAATGAAAGATGCATATTCGTTTCATTTAGATGATGAATCCTTGGACAAAACGTATCAAACGATGCGTAAAACCTATCGTAGGATTTTTGCAGGCATGGGACTTTCCACAATTCCTGTGCAAGCGGACTCAGGGAATATGGGTGGTTCTGCCTCGGAAGAATTTATGGTCGTTTCACCGATTGGAGAAGAAACACTCACAATTTGTCCGTCTTGCCATTATTCAGGGAATATTGAAAAAACTCCTGTCATCGCCAAAAAAAATACAACCAAACAAGCGTTCAGTGGTAATGGAAAACTTCATACTCCTGCAAAAAAATCCATCACAGAAGTCGCAGAGTTTTTAAACACAAAAGAAGAGAACCTATTGAAAGCAGTTGCACTTGTTGCCGATGGGCAATATGTCCTCGTTTTTTTAGAAGGGGATCGCGAACTAAACGAAAATAAATTAAAAAACAATTTAGGTTGTAATGAACTAAGACCGATGGGCCCAGCTGAGATGGAAAAACTAGGCTTTGTTCCTGGATTTATTGGACCAGGGTTTCCAAAATCAGAATCACTTAAAATTTACATCGATGCCTTACTGGATTGGAATTTTGCCTATATTGCTGGTGCAAATGAAATTGATCACCATATAGCAGGCGTTCAACTCTCCTCTTTTTTCAAAGAGGAGGAAGTGACTAAGATCGATGTCTCCCAAGCAAAAGTAGGTGACCCTTGTCCTTCCTGCGGAACTGGCTTAACGGCAGAGAAGGGGATTGAAGTAGGTCATATTTTTAAACTAGGCCAAAAGTATTCCAAAGCATTTGATATTACCGTTCTCAATGACAAAGGAAAGGCTACTACCACAACCATGGGTTGTTATGGGATTGGTGTGAACCGATGTATGGCAACCGTCATCGAACAATGTAATGATGAGAAAGGGATTTTTTGGCCTGTCTCCATCGCACCGTTTACTGTTTGTTTGGTGAGTATTGCCAAAAATCCGGAAGACATAGCAAAAATTGAATCCATCTACAAGGCTCTTGTCGCCGCTGGAATTGAAGTGTTGTGGGACGATCGTGATCTTGGTCCTGGGTTCAAATTTAAAGACTCGGAACTCATCGGATTCCCTATCCGAATCACTTTAGGAAAAGGCTTTTTGGAAAAAAATGAGATCACAATTCTGGATCGTAAGTCCATGGTGGAAGAGACCATTTCTTATTCGACAAACGATGATCTAGTGAAGACCTTACAGGAAAAAATCGCAAAGTTAGAAGAAGCCATCCAAAAGGACGTAAGTATTGCGGGAACATGA
- a CDS encoding isoprenyl transferase yields the protein MKLNTIPSHIAVIMDGNGRWAENQGKKRTEGHREGANAIDRLLDVALEYKIPNISLYAFSTENWKRPITEIQAIFGLLVEFIETRLDTIHEKGIRIHHSGARNKLSKTVLSKIDHAMAVTKKNKKLTANFCLNYGGHEEILSNFSRVMAARKAKKEPLDKAISSKEFEKYLYTSPLPPVDLLIRTAGEQRISNFLLWQSAYAEMYFTGTLWPDFGRTSLEEALQFFDSRKRKFGGLL from the coding sequence ATGAAGTTGAATACCATCCCTTCCCACATTGCTGTCATAATGGACGGAAATGGCAGGTGGGCGGAAAACCAAGGGAAAAAAAGGACCGAAGGCCACAGAGAAGGGGCAAATGCAATTGATCGCCTTTTGGATGTGGCTTTGGAATACAAAATCCCAAACATCTCCCTCTATGCTTTCTCTACAGAAAACTGGAAACGTCCCATCACGGAAATTCAAGCCATCTTTGGTCTGTTAGTTGAGTTTATTGAAACTCGCCTCGATACCATACACGAGAAAGGAATTCGTATCCACCATAGCGGGGCAAGGAACAAACTGTCCAAAACAGTTTTGTCCAAAATTGACCACGCCATGGCCGTGACTAAAAAAAATAAAAAACTCACAGCTAACTTTTGTTTGAACTATGGTGGACACGAAGAGATTTTAAGTAATTTTTCGCGTGTGATGGCAGCACGTAAGGCCAAAAAAGAACCTTTGGATAAAGCCATTTCCTCCAAAGAATTTGAAAAATATTTGTATACATCGCCTTTGCCACCCGTAGATTTATTGATCAGAACTGCGGGAGAACAAAGGATTTCTAACTTTCTATTATGGCAAAGTGCATACGCAGAAATGTATTTTACGGGTACACTTTGGCCGGATTTTGGAAGGACCTCACTTGAGGAAGCTCTTCAGTTTTTTGATTCTCGAAAACGTAAATTTGGTGGTTTGTTATGA
- the rpsB gene encoding 30S ribosomal protein S2 — protein MSVISMKSLLEAGVHFGHQTRRWNPKMSPYVYTARNGIHIIDLQKTVQKTKEAYDALKKLTGQGKKVLFVGTKKQARGAIERAAQACSMYYVSNRWLGGLLTNWNTVKKSIARLKRLEQMEENNSFEQEARTKKEALSLKRELEKLRQTLGGIKDMAVVPEILFVIDPKKEEIAVKEAKKLGLKVFAVIDTNCDPEPIDYPIPGNDDAIRAISLFLDTMANAVLEGTGGEVIQTNFAEDMDAEQLALEYQGEYDESGKFIMDDELPPVAKDIPVDADAAKKAEVKVEATEGKE, from the coding sequence ATGTCAGTCATTTCCATGAAAAGTCTGCTAGAAGCAGGCGTACACTTCGGTCACCAAACACGTCGTTGGAACCCAAAAATGAGTCCTTATGTTTATACGGCTCGTAACGGGATCCACATCATCGACCTCCAAAAGACAGTTCAAAAAACAAAAGAAGCTTATGATGCTTTGAAAAAGTTAACTGGCCAAGGAAAAAAAGTTCTCTTTGTTGGAACGAAAAAACAAGCTCGCGGTGCCATCGAAAGAGCAGCACAAGCGTGCAGTATGTACTATGTATCTAACCGTTGGTTAGGTGGACTTCTCACTAACTGGAACACAGTTAAGAAGTCAATTGCTCGTTTGAAACGACTTGAGCAAATGGAAGAGAACAACTCTTTCGAACAAGAAGCGCGTACAAAAAAAGAAGCACTATCTCTCAAACGTGAGTTAGAAAAACTCCGCCAAACACTTGGTGGGATTAAGGATATGGCAGTTGTGCCTGAGATCCTTTTTGTGATCGATCCTAAAAAAGAAGAAATCGCTGTGAAAGAAGCAAAAAAACTTGGTTTAAAAGTTTTTGCTGTGATAGATACTAACTGTGATCCAGAGCCAATCGATTACCCAATTCCAGGTAACGATGATGCGATTCGTGCGATCTCCTTATTCCTTGATACTATGGCAAATGCAGTTCTTGAAGGAACTGGTGGCGAAGTCATACAAACTAATTTTGCTGAAGATATGGACGCAGAACAACTTGCACTTGAATACCAAGGTGAGTACGATGAGTCTGGAAAATTCATTATGGACGATGAACTTCCTCCAGTGGCAAAAGACATCCCTGTGGATGCTGATGCAGCAAAAAAAGCAGAAGTAAAAGTTGAAGCTACAGAAGGTAAAGAGTAA
- the pyrH gene encoding UMP kinase gives MGTSPRFKRILIKISGEALAGEGELGIDTNKTFSLAGQIKEVHDLGLEVAVVVGGGNMIRGETLAKSGMDRATADYMGMLGTIMNGLALQDACEKQGMFTRVLSAIEMKSVAEPYIRRRAVRHLEKNRVIIFAGGTGNPYFTTDTTASLRAVEVGCEVILKATKVDGVYTADPKKDPNAKRYLQVSFMESIKHRLKVMDSTALSLCMDNNMPIIVFDIFKAGNLRKLIDGEPIGTLISNTEEVILDGR, from the coding sequence GTGGGAACTAGTCCGCGTTTCAAACGCATTCTCATTAAAATCTCCGGCGAGGCTCTCGCCGGTGAGGGTGAACTTGGTATTGATACCAACAAAACATTCTCACTAGCCGGACAAATCAAAGAAGTTCATGACTTAGGTCTAGAAGTGGCTGTGGTTGTTGGCGGTGGAAATATGATCCGCGGCGAAACCTTAGCAAAGTCTGGAATGGACCGTGCCACTGCCGATTATATGGGTATGCTTGGTACCATTATGAATGGTCTCGCCTTACAAGATGCATGCGAAAAACAAGGGATGTTTACCCGAGTTCTTTCCGCCATTGAAATGAAATCCGTTGCTGAACCTTATATTCGAAGACGTGCCGTTCGTCATTTAGAAAAAAATCGTGTGATCATTTTTGCTGGTGGAACTGGGAATCCTTATTTCACGACAGATACAACTGCATCCTTACGCGCTGTGGAAGTAGGTTGTGAAGTGATTCTTAAGGCAACCAAAGTGGATGGTGTGTACACTGCGGATCCAAAAAAAGATCCAAACGCAAAACGTTACTTACAAGTTTCTTTTATGGAGTCCATCAAACACCGGTTAAAGGTGATGGATTCAACAGCACTTAGTCTATGTATGGATAATAATATGCCCATCATAGTTTTTGATATTTTTAAAGCTGGTAATTTGAGAAAATTAATCGATGGAGAACCAATTGGTACATTGATTTCCAATACAGAGGAAGTGATTCTAGATGGTAGATGA
- the tsf gene encoding translation elongation factor Ts — protein MAVSSEQIKDLRERTGAGMMDCKKALEEKGGDIEKAVTYLREKGLAKAAKRAGRETGEGKIIAYVHGTGKTGVLVELNCETDFVANNEAFEALGKEIALQITAMNPLYVNEESIPKSEIENEMNVQKALLEKEGKKADQIEKILPGKMKKFYEEICLIHQKSIRDNSKTINDLLQEAIAKFGENITVGRFSRFQVGGN, from the coding sequence ATGGCAGTTAGCTCCGAACAAATCAAAGACCTCCGCGAACGTACAGGCGCGGGGATGATGGACTGCAAAAAAGCCCTCGAAGAAAAGGGTGGCGACATTGAAAAAGCAGTCACATATCTCAGAGAAAAAGGCTTAGCGAAAGCGGCAAAACGTGCCGGTCGCGAAACTGGTGAAGGAAAAATCATCGCGTATGTTCACGGAACAGGAAAAACAGGAGTTCTAGTCGAGCTCAACTGTGAAACTGATTTCGTAGCAAACAACGAGGCGTTTGAAGCTCTTGGAAAAGAGATCGCTCTTCAAATCACTGCGATGAATCCTTTGTATGTAAACGAAGAATCCATTCCTAAGTCTGAAATTGAGAACGAAATGAACGTACAAAAAGCTCTTCTTGAAAAAGAAGGGAAAAAAGCGGATCAAATCGAAAAAATCCTTCCTGGTAAAATGAAAAAGTTCTACGAAGAGATTTGTCTCATCCATCAAAAATCAATTCGTGACAACTCCAAAACCATCAATGACCTTCTTCAAGAAGCCATTGCAAAATTTGGAGAGAACATTACTGTTGGTAGGTTCTCGAGGTTCCAAGTAGGTGGGAACTAG
- the frr gene encoding ribosome recycling factor codes for MVDEIIKSMQSKMDKTVDALKKDFGTIRTGKASPMMVEDVRVDYYGTLTPLNQLGKIACPEPRVILITPFEKGMLKDIEKAIFAASLGLTPNNDGSSIRINIPELTGERRKELAKVVKQKAEEKKVAIRNIRRDANDELKKHQSEMSQDELKGHQDKIQKITDSYIAKLGDLEKEKEKEITTL; via the coding sequence ATGGTAGATGAAATTATAAAATCCATGCAGTCCAAAATGGACAAAACAGTTGATGCATTAAAAAAAGACTTTGGAACCATTCGGACGGGAAAAGCAAGTCCGATGATGGTAGAAGATGTAAGAGTGGATTACTATGGTACACTCACACCACTCAACCAACTTGGGAAAATTGCCTGCCCAGAGCCACGTGTGATTCTCATAACTCCTTTTGAAAAAGGAATGTTAAAAGACATTGAAAAAGCAATTTTTGCAGCAAGTCTTGGTCTCACACCAAATAACGACGGTTCAAGCATTCGTATCAATATCCCTGAACTAACAGGAGAAAGACGAAAAGAGCTTGCAAAAGTGGTGAAACAAAAAGCGGAAGAAAAAAAAGTTGCGATACGTAATATCCGCCGTGATGCCAATGATGAATTAAAAAAACACCAATCCGAGATGTCCCAAGATGAACTCAAAGGCCACCAAGATAAAATCCAAAAAATTACGGATTCTTATATTGCAAAATTGGGAGATTTAGAAAAGGAAAAAGAAAAAGAGATCACTACTCTTTAA
- the dxr gene encoding 1-deoxy-D-xylulose-5-phosphate reductoisomerase → MVGVSVLGISGSVGSSTVKVLRQFRDQFSLRSFSVHSNWETAKTLISEFSPEVVCVTDPKLVGQFGDKFGSTNILYGDHALIDLVKLPSVDVVVTAVVGARGVLPTIAAIEAGKKIAIANKETLVTFGPLINRLVAKHKTLMVPVDSEHNALFQLIERETRSNIRAITLTASGGSFRTLPIEALEHVSVKQALNHPTWSMGPKITVDSAGLINKGLEVIEAHFLFGFSYDEIEVVIHPQSLTHGIIETRDGACLQYTSHPDMVYPIAHSLFYPSPTPQMLIERKPSTWKTLEFFPPDTKRYPGLTLAYQAGKAGGVAPCVFNAANEEAVALFLEEKISFTTIPRLIESALNLVKNEFPETLEGYLEKDKETRNLIQSVFLKGGVTT, encoded by the coding sequence ATGGTAGGTGTCTCGGTATTAGGAATTTCAGGTTCTGTTGGCTCTTCCACGGTGAAGGTGCTTCGGCAATTCCGAGACCAATTTTCCTTACGTAGTTTTTCCGTTCATTCCAATTGGGAAACAGCGAAGACCCTCATTTCAGAATTTTCCCCCGAAGTGGTTTGTGTCACCGATCCCAAGTTAGTGGGTCAGTTTGGGGATAAATTTGGTTCTACAAACATTTTGTATGGAGACCATGCTCTTATTGACTTAGTCAAATTGCCATCAGTGGATGTGGTGGTTACTGCTGTGGTTGGGGCCAGGGGAGTCCTTCCTACCATTGCAGCCATTGAGGCTGGTAAAAAAATTGCCATCGCCAATAAAGAAACGCTTGTTACCTTTGGGCCACTGATCAATCGTTTGGTGGCAAAACACAAAACTCTAATGGTGCCTGTAGATTCCGAACACAATGCACTGTTCCAACTCATTGAAAGGGAAACTCGTTCCAATATCCGTGCGATTACACTCACTGCATCGGGCGGAAGTTTTCGCACTCTCCCGATCGAAGCATTGGAACATGTTTCCGTAAAACAGGCGCTAAACCATCCAACTTGGTCCATGGGTCCGAAAATCACTGTGGACTCGGCAGGTCTGATCAACAAAGGTTTGGAAGTGATTGAAGCACATTTTCTCTTTGGGTTTTCGTATGACGAGATTGAGGTGGTGATCCATCCGCAGTCTCTCACTCACGGCATCATTGAAACGAGAGACGGCGCTTGTCTGCAATACACAAGCCACCCCGATATGGTGTATCCCATCGCCCATTCTTTATTTTATCCAAGTCCAACACCGCAAATGCTCATAGAACGAAAACCTTCCACTTGGAAAACCTTGGAATTTTTTCCACCCGATACAAAACGTTACCCTGGACTCACACTTGCCTACCAAGCAGGAAAAGCAGGTGGAGTGGCACCTTGTGTTTTTAATGCAGCGAATGAAGAAGCTGTGGCGTTATTTTTAGAAGAAAAAATATCTTTTACTACAATTCCAAGACTCATTGAGTCTGCTTTAAACCTGGTCAAAAATGAATTTCCAGAGACCCTCGAAGGGTATTTGGAAAAAGACAAAGAGACACGTAATTTGATCCAATCTGTATTTTTAAAAGGGGGAGTGACTACATGA